A DNA window from Paenibacillus andongensis contains the following coding sequences:
- a CDS encoding CBS domain-containing protein translates to MKIASFLLPKDKVAFITSSASMKEALEQLENHYYTALPLVDSDGKYTGTLSEGDLLWTLKNTPGIHFDNIHQVQVSEIEKHIHNESVSIHANMEDMLALAADQNFVPVVDDDNIFIGIIRRKDIIEYYMRNITD, encoded by the coding sequence ATGAAGATAGCCTCTTTTCTATTACCCAAAGACAAGGTTGCCTTTATCACATCGTCAGCTTCCATGAAGGAAGCGTTAGAACAATTAGAAAATCACTATTATACAGCTCTTCCTCTTGTTGATAGTGACGGGAAATATACGGGTACATTGTCGGAAGGTGACCTGTTATGGACGTTAAAGAATACACCTGGGATTCATTTTGATAATATCCATCAAGTGCAAGTGAGCGAAATCGAGAAACATATTCACAATGAGTCCGTTTCCATTCATGCAAACATGGAAGATATGCTGGCGCTAGCAGCTGATCAAAATTTCGTTCCGGTTGTAGATGATGACAATATTTTCATTGGCATTATTCGCAGGAAAGATATTATTGAATATTATATGAGAAACATTACCGATTAA
- a CDS encoding carbohydrate ABC transporter permease — MASLKPRRKLSWGGVTPYLFIFPWIFGFLVFTLGPLLFSLIISFFDWPIVGKVRFIGLGNYVNMFTKDPLFWKSFWVTIKFAALFVPLNIAVALGLAILLNQKIRGSAIFRTAFYLPSVISGVALAMIWSWVYSGDYGILNYFLSIIGVQGPDWLNNKQWSLVAMVVASLWGQGSMMLVFLAGLKGIPKDLYESASIDGAGKLRQFFSVTIPMLSPTIIFNLITSIIAAFQQLTLALLLTGGGPLKSTYFYAMYMYENAFKFFKMGYSAANAWFMFLIVLSLTFLVFKSSEAWVFYEGEMKQKSQKKVKSGERRRSA, encoded by the coding sequence ATGGCCAGCCTCAAGCCTAGAAGGAAACTCAGTTGGGGTGGGGTAACTCCCTACCTCTTCATTTTCCCATGGATCTTCGGATTCCTAGTGTTCACTTTAGGGCCGTTGTTATTCTCGCTTATTATTTCATTTTTCGATTGGCCGATTGTAGGTAAAGTGCGCTTTATCGGTTTAGGTAATTATGTGAATATGTTTACGAAAGACCCGCTGTTCTGGAAATCGTTCTGGGTGACTATCAAGTTCGCAGCGCTGTTTGTTCCGCTCAATATAGCGGTTGCGCTTGGACTTGCGATACTTCTTAATCAGAAAATTCGCGGCAGCGCGATTTTTCGAACCGCGTTTTACTTGCCCTCTGTGATCTCAGGCGTGGCGCTAGCTATGATCTGGTCCTGGGTGTACAGCGGAGATTACGGCATTCTGAATTATTTTCTGTCGATTATCGGTGTGCAAGGTCCGGACTGGTTGAATAATAAACAATGGTCTCTGGTAGCGATGGTCGTTGCCAGCCTATGGGGACAAGGCTCGATGATGCTCGTTTTTCTTGCAGGGCTCAAGGGAATACCGAAGGATCTCTACGAATCTGCTTCGATCGATGGTGCTGGTAAGCTCAGACAATTCTTTAGCGTTACGATTCCGATGCTCAGCCCGACCATTATATTCAATCTGATTACATCCATCATCGCGGCGTTCCAACAGTTGACCCTTGCGCTCCTGCTCACCGGAGGCGGTCCGCTGAAATCAACGTATTTCTATGCGATGTATATGTATGAGAATGCTTTTAAGTTTTTTAAAATGGGTTATTCCGCGGCTAACGCATGGTTCATGTTCCTGATTGTCCTCAGTCTGACGTTCCTTGTATTCAAATCGTCAGAGGCTTGGGTGTTCTATGAAGGTGAAATGAAGCAAAAGTCACAGAAGAAAGTGAAATCAGGCGAAAGGAGGCGGTCTGCATGA
- a CDS encoding isocitrate lyase/PEP mutase family protein, whose product MSKIQEFNALHESNEVLLLGNAWDLLSALSLEKAGFKAIGTTSWGVAQSLGYSDGEMIEFAIQLNVVKMIVDHVKIPVTADIESGYGKDDQMIVDNVLKLADLGAAGINIEDSLKNQAGLKPLDQQCHLLSKIRTALEKNGYQGFYINARTDTYLQNQNPLNETIDRANAYVESGASGIFVPGLKEDDEIRAILSQTNAPLNIMSLPGLTNCNKLKELGIKRLSIGGALYRKVNNLLDHCAAQIYESQDTSILFN is encoded by the coding sequence ATGAGTAAAATTCAGGAATTTAACGCGCTGCATGAATCCAATGAAGTTTTATTGCTGGGGAACGCCTGGGACCTACTCTCCGCTCTGTCACTTGAGAAAGCCGGATTCAAAGCCATCGGTACAACGAGTTGGGGAGTAGCGCAAAGCTTAGGATATTCGGACGGCGAAATGATTGAATTTGCCATACAGCTTAATGTTGTGAAAATGATCGTAGATCATGTGAAAATACCTGTTACTGCAGACATTGAGTCTGGTTATGGAAAAGACGATCAAATGATAGTCGACAATGTCTTAAAACTTGCAGATTTAGGTGCTGCAGGAATTAATATAGAGGATTCGCTCAAGAACCAAGCTGGTCTCAAACCATTGGACCAACAATGCCATCTTTTATCGAAAATTAGAACAGCATTAGAGAAAAATGGCTATCAAGGATTTTATATCAACGCGAGGACGGATACCTACTTACAAAATCAAAATCCTCTAAATGAAACGATTGACAGAGCAAATGCCTATGTCGAAAGCGGAGCAAGCGGTATTTTTGTTCCCGGATTGAAAGAAGATGACGAAATTAGAGCAATTCTATCTCAAACAAATGCCCCACTAAATATTATGTCTTTGCCGGGACTTACTAACTGTAATAAGCTTAAGGAGCTTGGAATCAAAAGGTTAAGTATTGGAGGTGCGTTATATCGGAAGGTTAACAACTTATTGGATCATTGTGCGGCTCAGATTTATGAGTCTCAGGATACATCGATATTATTTAATTAA
- a CDS encoding helix-turn-helix transcriptional regulator, producing the protein MGKGHISNNIRTLRFNHDEMTQQQLADKAGVTRQTIVAIEKGNYSPSLELAFRIANVFGRKLEEVFSFEEN; encoded by the coding sequence ATGGGCAAGGGGCACATTAGCAACAATATTCGGACCTTACGTTTTAATCATGATGAAATGACCCAACAACAATTAGCGGATAAAGCAGGAGTGACACGACAGACCATTGTTGCCATCGAGAAAGGAAATTACTCTCCATCTCTGGAATTAGCTTTTCGTATTGCTAACGTCTTCGGCCGAAAGTTAGAAGAAGTGTTCTCTTTTGAGGAAAATTAG
- a CDS encoding ABC transporter substrate-binding protein — protein sequence MIKKLSLIVLTTAMAVTTLTACTSNNEGTTSKATQPAKGSDAAKEKTLRFATWDTGDALKIEQDIAKKFEANHPGTKVQVEAYADGFDQKLAAGFGATNPPDVMYMWDFPTYHQSLEPLGTYADGDKDLKKEDFYKGLFNYATIENKLYGIPAGFTTRVVYYNKKMFDDAKIPYPKDGWTWDDFQEISKKLTDKAKKQYGFGVRADNDTYDLQGFVWSNGGSYISNDGKTINGFMNSKATAGAIQMFGDMVKNGSAVLAGGKGQQSGEDIFKGGKIAMWESGIWPLESFKEAGIDVGTVEMPAFPGKPVKGVIAESALSIAKDSKQKDLAWEFIKYYVSNEAIKMRVADLPVRVSVVNELKKDQDPLYKPFYTMLQRSDNSPAFLLNAKWNEVNRQLSSAVEATVLGSNAQDALDQAVKDSERYLK from the coding sequence ATGATCAAGAAACTTTCACTCATTGTTCTTACGACTGCAATGGCGGTGACGACGCTTACAGCATGCACCAGCAATAACGAAGGTACGACTAGCAAGGCGACACAACCGGCGAAAGGTAGCGATGCTGCCAAAGAGAAGACGCTTCGATTCGCTACATGGGATACCGGGGATGCGCTGAAGATCGAGCAGGATATCGCGAAGAAGTTTGAAGCGAACCATCCAGGAACGAAGGTTCAGGTAGAAGCGTATGCCGATGGTTTTGACCAGAAGCTAGCTGCGGGTTTCGGCGCTACGAATCCTCCCGATGTCATGTACATGTGGGACTTTCCAACGTATCATCAATCGCTTGAGCCGCTGGGCACCTACGCTGATGGGGACAAGGATCTGAAAAAGGAAGATTTCTACAAAGGGTTGTTCAATTACGCGACGATCGAGAACAAGCTCTATGGAATCCCAGCTGGCTTCACGACTCGTGTCGTGTATTACAACAAGAAGATGTTTGATGATGCTAAGATTCCTTATCCGAAGGACGGCTGGACATGGGATGATTTCCAGGAAATCTCCAAGAAGCTGACGGATAAAGCCAAGAAACAGTATGGTTTCGGTGTTCGAGCGGATAACGATACGTACGATCTGCAAGGATTTGTATGGAGTAACGGCGGCTCTTATATTTCTAATGACGGCAAGACGATAAACGGCTTCATGAACAGCAAAGCAACTGCCGGAGCTATTCAAATGTTCGGGGATATGGTTAAGAACGGTTCGGCCGTACTCGCCGGAGGTAAAGGACAGCAAAGCGGTGAGGATATCTTCAAAGGCGGCAAAATCGCCATGTGGGAAAGCGGTATCTGGCCGCTGGAATCGTTCAAGGAAGCAGGCATTGATGTAGGGACAGTGGAGATGCCGGCTTTTCCAGGCAAACCAGTCAAAGGTGTGATTGCTGAATCAGCCCTATCTATTGCGAAGGATTCGAAACAGAAGGATTTGGCTTGGGAGTTTATCAAATATTATGTTTCCAATGAAGCGATTAAGATGCGCGTAGCGGATTTACCAGTCAGAGTAAGTGTCGTAAACGAGCTTAAGAAGGATCAGGATCCTCTGTACAAGCCGTTTTATACAATGCTGCAGCGCTCCGACAATTCGCCGGCGTTTCTGCTCAATGCCAAGTGGAACGAAGTGAACCGTCAGCTATCTTCGGCCGTAGAGGCAACTGTGCTTGGCAGTAATGCACAGGATGCGCTGGATCAAGCCGTCAAAGACAGCGAGCGTTATTTGAAATAA
- a CDS encoding DUF4386 domain-containing protein gives MTNRNNEASPLFYARIAGIGLLLMAILAMFSNFSVLEGLIIPHDAAATVNNLIANEMLFRSGFISFIIVLILDLLVAWALYVLLKPVNKNLAMLAAWFRLVYTAIFGIALSNLLNVLPLLRGAEYLKAFTTDQLKLYAQVMLLIDAFKNGWLIGLVFFGFHLLFVGYLIIKSGGYIPRIIGIFLILASAGYVIDSLAHFLLPNYADYQTIFQLIVAVPGVIGELSLAFWLLIKGVRVQQRQ, from the coding sequence ATGACAAACCGTAACAACGAAGCTTCACCGCTTTTTTATGCTAGAATCGCTGGGATCGGGCTTCTACTTATGGCCATACTTGCTATGTTTTCTAATTTTTCTGTTCTTGAGGGTCTAATTATTCCGCATGATGCAGCAGCAACGGTTAATAACCTCATAGCCAATGAGATGTTATTTCGGAGTGGATTTATCAGCTTTATCATCGTGCTTATTCTTGATTTGCTGGTAGCTTGGGCACTATATGTTCTGCTCAAACCCGTTAATAAGAATCTTGCTATGCTCGCGGCGTGGTTTAGGTTGGTCTACACCGCTATTTTTGGGATCGCCTTGTCTAATTTATTAAATGTTTTGCCACTTCTAAGGGGTGCTGAATACTTGAAGGCATTCACAACAGATCAATTAAAGTTATACGCTCAGGTGATGTTACTGATCGATGCATTTAAAAATGGATGGCTGATTGGTCTGGTATTTTTTGGATTCCATTTGCTGTTCGTTGGTTATTTAATCATCAAGTCGGGAGGCTATATTCCAAGAATAATTGGGATCTTCTTGATCCTTGCATCTGCGGGATATGTCATAGATAGTCTTGCTCATTTTCTTCTACCCAACTACGCCGACTACCAAACGATATTCCAACTGATTGTAGCCGTACCGGGTGTGATCGGGGAGCTATCCTTAGCTTTCTGGCTTCTGATTAAGGGGGTAAGGGTTCAACAACGGCAATAG
- a CDS encoding sensor histidine kinase, with the protein MQKRFNIRLLSGSYRSIRTKLLFCFLIVTIIPLLSLGALSYYQSAKVINSQFGKYGENAVAQLEQQMSSYLNRMNQTTETVYSYLLDPARVDLGNQVPTTYKEIMDKDDFEVLLKALKTDRTTGIYIITSSGYYYGENNLDVSKLSRIPAWQSMSGANEGKYWLGFYAQNHGMKETEDSGMPVLGLAVPINNPYGALRGSKILIEENAEDLLHMFRLFENDTKAHLRIADPQGRIIYETVTAFTSQTSDIVWNKTLAANQWTIEARLPAQSFYRSSGIIRSNTIMVAVASCLLAFGLAYLFSSRFTARIRRLKDAMQKVSFGKLHTRTQVEVNDELGILDTSFNNMVGGIQTLIGEVERSERLKKEAELKAFHYQINPHLLFNTLNSIQWKARLQGAEDIRQMLYHLTMVLEGNLDISQELISLGRELRMIEHFLKIQEVRYGPVFKYELACDEQLKRYLIPRMTLQPLFENIFFHGFEDGKGMIRLTVRDEGNHLRLTLSDNGAGIPADKLKHLLRPSDTKRKGRGGLGVQNADQKFKLHFGLQHGLTVQSIQGEGTTIIIEWPKKEESPHGNNQDH; encoded by the coding sequence TTGCAGAAGCGATTCAACATCCGCCTTTTATCTGGCTCTTATCGGAGCATTCGCACGAAGCTGCTCTTCTGTTTTCTCATTGTGACGATTATTCCGCTGCTCTCGCTTGGGGCCTTGTCTTACTATCAGTCCGCGAAGGTCATTAATTCTCAGTTTGGCAAATATGGGGAGAACGCTGTGGCGCAGTTGGAGCAGCAGATGAGTTCCTATTTGAATCGGATGAATCAGACGACGGAGACGGTTTATTCTTATTTACTTGATCCTGCAAGGGTCGATCTAGGGAACCAGGTTCCGACGACTTATAAAGAAATTATGGATAAGGATGATTTTGAAGTTCTTCTGAAAGCGCTTAAAACTGATCGGACGACTGGCATTTATATTATTACGAGCTCCGGCTACTATTATGGAGAAAATAATCTTGATGTCTCGAAGCTCAGCCGTATTCCGGCTTGGCAGTCCATGTCGGGCGCTAATGAAGGGAAGTACTGGCTAGGATTTTATGCTCAGAATCATGGGATGAAGGAAACCGAAGATTCCGGGATGCCCGTTCTGGGCTTAGCTGTCCCGATTAACAATCCATACGGAGCGCTGCGGGGAAGCAAAATTCTTATTGAGGAGAATGCTGAAGATCTGCTTCATATGTTTAGGCTATTCGAGAACGATACGAAGGCTCATCTCCGAATAGCAGATCCGCAGGGGCGAATTATATATGAGACAGTAACTGCCTTCACATCGCAAACCAGTGATATTGTTTGGAACAAAACACTTGCGGCTAATCAATGGACGATCGAGGCGAGGCTGCCTGCCCAGTCGTTTTATCGCTCCTCCGGCATTATAAGATCGAATACCATTATGGTTGCTGTTGCTTCATGTCTATTGGCTTTTGGGTTAGCGTATCTATTCTCATCTCGATTCACCGCGCGGATTCGCCGTCTTAAGGATGCGATGCAGAAGGTCAGCTTCGGTAAGCTGCATACAAGGACTCAGGTTGAAGTCAATGATGAGCTGGGCATTTTGGATACTAGTTTTAACAATATGGTTGGAGGCATTCAGACTTTGATTGGCGAGGTTGAACGGAGCGAGCGGCTGAAGAAGGAAGCGGAGCTGAAGGCCTTCCATTATCAGATCAACCCGCATCTGCTCTTCAATACACTTAACTCCATTCAATGGAAAGCCAGGCTTCAAGGAGCAGAGGATATCCGCCAAATGCTGTACCATCTCACGATGGTGCTTGAAGGTAATCTAGATATCTCGCAGGAGCTGATATCGCTTGGCCGAGAGCTGCGGATGATTGAGCATTTTCTGAAAATCCAAGAGGTCCGATATGGCCCTGTTTTCAAGTATGAACTGGCATGCGATGAACAGCTCAAGCGTTATCTAATTCCCCGAATGACACTGCAGCCGTTGTTCGAAAATATTTTCTTCCATGGCTTCGAAGATGGCAAGGGAATGATTCGCCTGACCGTTCGGGATGAAGGCAATCATTTACGGCTTACACTATCCGATAATGGAGCGGGTATTCCTGCGGATAAGCTGAAGCACCTGCTTCGGCCAAGCGATACGAAGCGTAAGGGCAGAGGAGGCTTAGGCGTGCAAAATGCAGATCAGAAATTCAAACTGCATTTTGGCCTGCAGCATGGGCTAACGGTCCAATCTATCCAAGGAGAAGGGACAACGATCATCATAGAATGGCCAAAGAAGGAGGAGAGTCCGCATGGAAACAATCAAGACCATTAA
- a CDS encoding response regulator transcription factor encodes METIKTIKVIIADDESIVRKGLRSTVPWDKYGMEVVADAPNGRKAWEAFLEHRPQVVITDIVMPEMDGIELSRRVKETAPDTKIILLSCHRDFEYAQQGMKLGAAGYLLKTAFEDEELEGMLAKFQHELATAPSAPAAAQTVGCEDEDERLGTLLYAWLNGHNDKLVGEMEKRTREVWSFHSEPVYTYLIKTSGCEASWLDLLKEALEEDRQLCKGAVIPYGDDRCYFIVPESLLNAAESLLVERKSENAKLQWARKGPLTSTEERLEALLVLHKAAELEKAYGVTAADWPEPIWKAVKLLHDNPAAEWSVSDVAGQVGLSRSHFSIIFKKTLGDSFVAFQYKRKLKLAYGLLKDTTLTMQDIAERTGLGDSKYFSKWFKRCTGQTPSQYRAEHKDGTLRTYGHPPR; translated from the coding sequence ATGGAAACAATCAAGACCATTAAGGTGATTATCGCAGATGACGAGAGCATCGTTCGTAAAGGACTTCGTTCCACGGTTCCTTGGGATAAATACGGAATGGAAGTGGTGGCGGACGCCCCGAATGGCCGCAAAGCTTGGGAAGCTTTCCTTGAGCATCGGCCACAAGTTGTCATTACTGACATTGTTATGCCCGAAATGGACGGAATCGAATTGTCACGCCGAGTCAAGGAAACAGCACCCGATACGAAAATCATTCTGCTCAGCTGTCACCGGGATTTCGAGTACGCTCAGCAGGGAATGAAGCTGGGAGCAGCCGGCTATCTGCTCAAAACCGCCTTCGAGGATGAAGAGCTGGAAGGCATGTTGGCGAAGTTTCAACATGAGCTTGCGACAGCTCCTTCGGCACCAGCAGCTGCCCAGACAGTTGGCTGCGAAGATGAAGATGAGCGGCTCGGTACCTTGCTCTATGCTTGGTTGAATGGCCACAATGACAAACTTGTCGGGGAGATGGAGAAACGCACCCGCGAGGTGTGGTCTTTCCACAGTGAGCCGGTTTACACTTATCTGATCAAAACTTCCGGGTGTGAAGCGTCATGGCTAGATCTGTTGAAGGAAGCGCTAGAGGAAGATCGCCAGCTATGTAAAGGGGCAGTCATTCCCTATGGGGATGACCGCTGCTACTTTATCGTGCCCGAATCGCTTCTAAATGCTGCGGAGAGCTTGCTTGTGGAGAGAAAGAGCGAGAATGCGAAGCTGCAATGGGCCAGAAAAGGGCCGCTTACAAGTACAGAGGAACGTCTTGAAGCGTTGTTAGTCCTGCATAAAGCTGCGGAACTGGAGAAAGCCTATGGCGTAACAGCCGCAGATTGGCCGGAGCCGATCTGGAAAGCGGTTAAGCTTCTGCATGACAATCCAGCGGCTGAATGGTCTGTCAGCGATGTGGCTGGACAGGTTGGTCTCAGCCGAAGCCACTTCTCTATTATTTTCAAGAAAACGCTGGGAGACAGCTTTGTGGCTTTTCAATACAAACGTAAGCTCAAGCTGGCCTACGGATTATTAAAGGATACAACGCTGACGATGCAGGATATTGCTGAGCGCACGGGGCTTGGAGACAGTAAATATTTCAGCAAATGGTTCAAGCGCTGCACAGGCCAAACGCCGAGCCAGTACAGAGCCGAACATAAAGACGGCACCCTCCGAACATATGGACACCCACCTCGGTGA
- a CDS encoding DUF3231 family protein translates to MNSNHVPLTSSEIGNLWMTYQEKTMLLRFLEYFLEHAENEEVQQILKSTYDSTEQMVGSIKHIFQQEGAVIPLGFTGNDINKGVPKLFDYLYEPMFLHMISKIEASLFALYSTMSYRKDIRQLFKQLTANAQEMFDQCTQFLLDKGVLVRPPFMTMPKEVAFVKDKNYLSGFNLLRETRALNAIEISLIHHAIETNLTGMQLMIGFAQVAQDKLVKEYFIEGMNLSKDVETTLGEFLRKDYIEPPATHAGKATNSTIAPFSDKLMMYITNLLGSFSIGSNALGGAFSLRSDLLLTMARLTQKIVPFVKDGGEILIKYGWMEEPPQVEDRRQLTKS, encoded by the coding sequence ATGAATTCAAATCATGTACCATTGACGTCATCAGAAATAGGAAACTTGTGGATGACTTATCAAGAGAAAACAATGTTATTGAGGTTCTTAGAGTATTTCCTTGAACATGCTGAAAATGAAGAAGTTCAACAAATCTTAAAATCGACTTACGATTCAACGGAACAAATGGTAGGATCCATTAAACACATTTTCCAACAAGAAGGAGCCGTTATTCCACTTGGATTTACAGGTAACGACATTAATAAAGGAGTTCCTAAGTTATTTGATTATCTATATGAACCCATGTTTTTACATATGATAAGCAAGATTGAAGCTAGTCTTTTTGCGTTGTACTCAACAATGTCCTATCGGAAAGATATAAGACAACTATTTAAGCAATTAACAGCAAACGCACAAGAAATGTTTGACCAATGTACACAATTTCTATTGGACAAAGGGGTACTTGTCCGCCCGCCTTTTATGACCATGCCCAAAGAAGTTGCCTTTGTTAAAGATAAAAATTATTTATCAGGTTTTAATTTGCTAAGGGAAACAAGAGCATTAAATGCTATTGAAATTTCCCTGATCCATCATGCCATTGAGACAAACCTTACAGGCATGCAATTAATGATTGGATTCGCCCAAGTCGCACAGGATAAACTTGTAAAAGAATATTTTATTGAAGGAATGAATTTGTCAAAGGACGTTGAAACTACACTAGGTGAATTTTTACGTAAGGATTACATAGAACCGCCTGCTACTCATGCAGGGAAAGCAACGAATTCAACGATTGCTCCATTTTCGGATAAGTTAATGATGTATATCACCAATTTATTAGGATCATTTAGTATTGGGAGTAATGCACTTGGTGGAGCTTTTAGTTTACGAAGTGATTTGCTGTTGACGATGGCGCGACTTACTCAGAAGATTGTACCCTTTGTCAAAGATGGTGGAGAAATCTTGATCAAATACGGCTGGATGGAGGAGCCGCCACAAGTAGAAGATAGAAGACAACTAACGAAATCGTGA
- a CDS encoding amylo-alpha-1,6-glucosidase, with amino-acid sequence MNFDLNVVPFSRRESFLAISLLPEAQDRQQGLYLRTVRGGDDKFGEAFHIDMLDESGQSVPFQAIACPELIRLESTAGITAEICISDRRTFRIRTKGCGIRLTFRTAAYDYAYQAASSSWEVNSFTHECRFMLTALVGDLKMEVPWDKIKSSYVIADFLPEGKSGISEFAVEEFHTVWEPRNAWESFDDAVKQVKEEFNQWLDRSLHLPERLHESRELAAYITWSCLVPAEGCLTRPAMYMSKNWMTNIWSWDHCFNAMALVRHDPKLAWDQFMIFFDRQDESGLIPDFINNKYELWNCNKPPIHGWTLSWMMARTDYIKDAQLREVYEPLSKWTKWWFRYRDGDGDGIPQYNHGNDSGWDNSTAFNNGIPVESPDLAAFLILQAELLAEIAGLLGYAEEASEWRRLAEGTLEKMIRHFWKDGRFTACSSGTHELSEGDSLLLFVPILLGKRLPEQIRTALLKGLRDEERFLTTNGWATESVKSPFYNPDGYWRGPIWAPSTMLLVEGAAAAGDRELAEEVARRFCSMLDRSGMAENFDAITGQGLRDRAFTWTSSVFLILGNEYTT; translated from the coding sequence ATGAACTTTGACCTGAACGTTGTACCTTTCAGCCGGAGAGAATCGTTCCTAGCGATTTCGCTTCTGCCTGAAGCCCAAGATCGACAACAAGGCCTGTATCTGCGCACCGTACGTGGCGGCGATGATAAATTCGGTGAGGCGTTTCATATCGATATGCTGGATGAAAGCGGTCAATCCGTGCCATTCCAGGCAATAGCTTGCCCGGAGTTGATCCGGCTTGAATCGACGGCAGGCATAACGGCTGAAATATGTATCTCGGATCGCCGAACATTTCGGATTCGTACGAAAGGCTGTGGAATCCGCTTAACTTTCCGCACGGCTGCTTACGATTACGCGTATCAAGCAGCTTCCAGCAGCTGGGAAGTGAACAGCTTCACCCATGAATGCAGGTTCATGCTGACAGCGCTAGTTGGCGACTTGAAGATGGAAGTGCCATGGGACAAAATTAAGAGTTCCTACGTAATCGCAGACTTCTTGCCTGAAGGCAAATCGGGCATTTCCGAGTTTGCTGTAGAGGAATTCCACACCGTGTGGGAGCCGCGCAATGCTTGGGAATCCTTCGATGACGCTGTGAAACAAGTGAAGGAAGAGTTTAACCAATGGCTGGATCGCTCTCTGCATTTGCCTGAACGCTTGCACGAAAGTCGGGAACTTGCGGCTTATATCACGTGGTCCTGCCTCGTTCCGGCAGAGGGGTGCCTGACCCGACCTGCAATGTATATGTCGAAGAACTGGATGACGAATATTTGGAGCTGGGATCACTGCTTCAATGCGATGGCGCTAGTTCGCCATGATCCAAAGCTGGCATGGGATCAATTCATGATTTTCTTTGACCGTCAGGATGAGAGTGGCTTGATTCCGGATTTCATCAATAATAAGTACGAGCTCTGGAACTGCAACAAGCCTCCGATTCACGGTTGGACCCTTTCCTGGATGATGGCCAGAACGGACTATATTAAGGATGCGCAGCTTCGGGAGGTCTATGAACCACTCTCTAAATGGACGAAATGGTGGTTCCGATATCGCGACGGCGATGGAGATGGCATTCCGCAATACAATCACGGTAATGATTCTGGCTGGGACAACAGCACAGCCTTCAATAATGGCATTCCAGTAGAAAGCCCGGATTTAGCGGCTTTTCTCATTCTACAAGCAGAACTGCTTGCTGAGATTGCGGGACTGCTCGGGTATGCGGAGGAAGCGAGCGAATGGCGGCGCCTTGCGGAGGGCACACTTGAGAAGATGATTCGTCATTTCTGGAAGGATGGCCGCTTCACGGCTTGCAGCTCCGGCACGCATGAGTTATCCGAAGGGGACAGTCTCCTCTTGTTCGTTCCCATCCTTTTAGGCAAACGTCTGCCCGAGCAGATCCGCACAGCTTTGCTGAAGGGGCTAAGGGATGAAGAGCGGTTCTTAACCACGAATGGTTGGGCGACAGAGAGTGTGAAAAGTCCTTTCTACAATCCGGACGGCTATTGGCGAGGTCCGATCTGGGCACCGTCAACCATGCTGCTCGTGGAAGGAGCAGCCGCAGCGGGTGATCGTGAACTGGCAGAAGAGGTAGCGCGCCGATTCTGCAGTATGCTGGATCGCAGCGGAATGGCCGAGAATTTTGACGCGATTACGGGACAAGGTTTGCGTGATCGGGCTTTTACATGGACATCGAGCGTGTTCTTGATTTTAGGAAATGAGTACACAACTTAA